In Verrucomicrobiota bacterium, the following proteins share a genomic window:
- the lgt gene encoding prolipoprotein diacylglyceryl transferase: MLLAYYIHDLSPFLIHIGGFGLRWYGLAYLAGFIVGILLYKHLAKRGYSDLRPDQVTDFITMGALFGVLLGGRLGYLLFYDVDRFFHDPLIFFRVWEGGMASHGGILGLTFYTIWYARRHRLSFRNLADNLVVVGPVGVFFGRCANFINGELYGRVTDAFWAVQFPKEILIYPPEHLDRLLSKTVAVDPSLGSPEAVIAGVAASQPLHELLAVEIAPRYPSQLVEAGLEGLFLFALLWMLRTQVRLANGVLTGVFFIAYAVVRFLGECFREPDAPLTGMLTRGQFLSLFMIFIGIFFLLWARWKPSYPHRFTKAASS; encoded by the coding sequence ATGCTGCTGGCTTATTATATCCATGACCTGAGCCCCTTCCTGATCCACATCGGGGGATTTGGACTGCGCTGGTACGGATTGGCCTATCTGGCCGGGTTCATCGTCGGTATCCTGCTCTATAAGCATCTTGCGAAGCGTGGATATTCCGATCTGCGCCCTGATCAAGTGACGGATTTTATCACGATGGGTGCGCTCTTCGGGGTACTCCTAGGGGGACGTCTCGGTTACCTGCTCTTTTACGATGTCGACCGGTTTTTCCATGATCCCCTGATTTTCTTCCGCGTGTGGGAAGGTGGGATGGCAAGTCATGGAGGCATTCTTGGCCTGACCTTTTACACGATCTGGTACGCTCGTAGACACAGGCTTTCTTTCCGGAATCTTGCCGACAATCTCGTGGTGGTGGGCCCGGTCGGAGTCTTTTTCGGACGATGTGCCAACTTCATCAACGGCGAACTCTATGGCCGTGTGACCGATGCCTTCTGGGCAGTCCAGTTTCCGAAAGAGATCCTCATCTACCCTCCGGAGCATCTCGACCGGTTGCTGTCCAAGACTGTTGCCGTCGACCCCTCGTTGGGATCTCCCGAGGCGGTGATTGCCGGGGTGGCCGCTTCTCAACCGCTTCATGAACTGCTGGCCGTCGAGATCGCTCCGCGCTATCCATCCCAACTTGTGGAGGCGGGACTGGAGGGACTCTTCCTCTTCGCTCTACTCTGGATGCTCCGGACGCAGGTACGACTTGCCAATGGTGTCCTGACAGGAGTTTTCTTCATCGCCTATGCCGTTGTAAGATTCCTAGGTGAATGCTTCAGGGAACCCGATGCCCCGTTGACTGGAATGCTCACTAGGGGACAATTTCTCTCCCTGTTCATGATCTTTATCGGGATCTTTTTCCTACTTTGGGCGCGCTGGAAGCCGAGCTATCCGCACCGGTTCACGAAGGCCGCATCATCATGA
- a CDS encoding D-glycero-beta-D-manno-heptose-7-phosphate kinase — protein sequence MDRERLQHILDKAAAKRLLVIGDLMLDEFVWGNVGRISPEAPVPIVEVQSESSYPGGAANVARNLREFTSSVTMLGIVGVDASGEKLTGLLRNEGISIEGLFTHPSIPTIVKTRIIAQRQQVVRVDREQRMAPGSERQDILSKTRQLVGEADAVLIEDYGKGFLDQGLVDTVLEEARDKGVIVTCDPNPKNPLEWPGIATIKPNRSEAFAAAGIPLSSPVHPVENDAALMKVGEILLNRWNAGALLITLSEQGMMLFRKGLPPYHTPTRAREIFDVSGAGDTSISLYTLGITAGANPEEAAELANHAAGIVVGKLGTATCTRAELEASFRDLAET from the coding sequence ATGGACCGGGAAAGATTACAACACATTCTTGATAAGGCAGCGGCCAAGCGACTCCTCGTTATTGGCGACCTGATGCTGGACGAGTTTGTCTGGGGAAATGTGGGCAGGATCTCCCCCGAGGCACCGGTGCCCATCGTGGAGGTACAGAGCGAGTCCAGCTATCCCGGCGGAGCGGCAAACGTGGCACGCAATCTTCGGGAGTTTACCTCCTCGGTCACCATGCTTGGAATAGTGGGGGTCGATGCCTCCGGTGAAAAGCTCACAGGGCTACTGAGAAACGAGGGGATATCCATTGAGGGCCTCTTCACGCATCCTTCCATCCCGACTATCGTGAAAACCCGGATCATTGCCCAGCGCCAGCAGGTCGTCAGGGTGGACCGCGAACAGCGCATGGCACCTGGTTCGGAAAGGCAGGATATCCTTAGCAAGACACGCCAGCTGGTTGGAGAGGCCGATGCCGTGCTTATTGAGGACTACGGCAAGGGATTTCTCGACCAAGGATTGGTGGATACCGTCCTAGAAGAGGCACGGGACAAGGGCGTGATCGTCACCTGCGATCCCAATCCCAAAAATCCCCTGGAATGGCCTGGCATTGCCACAATCAAACCGAACCGTTCCGAGGCCTTCGCCGCCGCCGGTATTCCACTTTCCTCTCCTGTTCATCCCGTTGAAAACGACGCTGCCCTCATGAAGGTGGGTGAAATCCTTCTCAACCGCTGGAATGCCGGCGCTCTCCTGATCACCCTGAGCGAGCAGGGCATGATGCTCTTCCGCAAGGGGCTGCCGCCTTATCACACGCCGACACGCGCCCGGGAAATATTCGATGTTTCCGGTGCGGGTGACACTTCCATCTCCCTCTACACACTAGGCATCACAGCGGGAGCCAATCCGGAGGAGGCGGCCGAACTGGCCAACCATGCCGCTGGCATCGTCGTGGGCAAACTGGGTACCGCCACCTGCACACGCGCTGAACTGGAAGCGAGTTTCAGGGATCTCGCTGAAACATGA
- a CDS encoding HAD-IIIA family hydrolase, translating into MSGAQGLRPALFVDRDGTLMVEVDHCHDPADVRAYPGAAEVLAQARSLGWAVIMITNQSGIGRGYFTVEQFESVQAELFRQLNGEVEASYMAPDHPDNPSPRRKPAPGMILEAASEHGIDLKRSFMIGDKGIDIECGRNAGVRTILVETGYGKEHLGCGADFIAPTVTEAVRLVLDGDH; encoded by the coding sequence ATGAGCGGCGCCCAAGGTCTGCGTCCCGCCCTCTTTGTCGACCGCGACGGAACGCTCATGGTCGAGGTCGACCATTGTCACGACCCCGCAGATGTCAGAGCCTATCCTGGTGCCGCGGAAGTACTCGCTCAAGCACGCTCCTTGGGCTGGGCCGTGATCATGATCACGAATCAGAGTGGCATCGGCCGGGGATACTTTACCGTCGAACAGTTCGAATCCGTGCAGGCGGAGCTTTTCCGCCAACTCAACGGGGAAGTCGAGGCCTCCTACATGGCACCGGACCATCCTGACAACCCATCACCACGCCGCAAGCCGGCACCCGGCATGATCCTCGAGGCGGCATCTGAGCACGGAATTGATCTCAAGCGATCCTTCATGATCGGGGACAAGGGGATCGACATCGAGTGCGGCCGGAACGCGGGCGTGCGCACCATTCTCGTGGAGACAGGCTACGGAAAAGAACATCTTGGCTGCGGGGCCGACTTCATCGCGCCGACCGTCACCGAGGCTGTTCGTCTTGTGCTCGACGGTGACCATTGA
- a CDS encoding alpha-ketoacid dehydrogenase subunit beta, producing the protein MSSITYLEAIRLAQQRALKEDPRVFIYGQDIGVFGGAFKATKNLAKEFPGRVLDAPISEDAMVGLAIGAAVEGMRPIVEMQFADFSTCGFNQIVNQAATLHYRTGTPCPIVVRLPSGGTPGSGPFHSQSMEAIYAHYPGLVVMTPATVEDAYTMLLEAVELEDPVIFCEHKFLYYHLKAESLPATVGEALPFGKARIARPGRDATIVAYSAMVHEALAAAEELIQDGYDIEVVDLRTVRPIDTDTILASVARTGRLLVVGEAWPWGGVAAEVIARVATEGFGLLDAPPQRLNAKETPVPYHPALWGTHRPTASSVANSLRQLLEL; encoded by the coding sequence ATGAGCAGCATCACCTATCTTGAAGCCATACGCCTGGCGCAGCAGAGGGCTCTGAAGGAGGACCCAAGGGTCTTCATTTACGGGCAAGACATCGGTGTGTTTGGCGGGGCATTCAAGGCCACAAAGAATCTGGCTAAGGAATTTCCGGGCCGGGTTCTGGATGCTCCGATCAGCGAGGATGCCATGGTGGGACTTGCCATCGGGGCAGCAGTCGAGGGGATGAGACCCATCGTTGAGATGCAGTTTGCAGACTTCTCCACGTGCGGTTTCAACCAGATTGTCAACCAGGCCGCAACGCTCCACTACCGCACCGGAACACCCTGCCCCATCGTCGTGCGGCTTCCTAGCGGAGGAACGCCGGGAAGCGGTCCGTTCCACAGTCAGAGCATGGAGGCTATCTACGCCCACTACCCCGGCCTAGTCGTGATGACTCCTGCGACCGTCGAGGATGCCTACACGATGCTGCTGGAGGCCGTCGAACTGGAGGATCCGGTGATATTCTGTGAGCATAAGTTCCTCTACTATCATCTGAAGGCGGAGAGTCTCCCTGCAACAGTCGGTGAGGCGCTTCCCTTCGGAAAAGCGCGGATCGCACGCCCCGGTAGGGACGCGACAATCGTGGCCTACAGCGCCATGGTTCACGAGGCATTGGCTGCCGCCGAGGAGCTCATTCAGGACGGTTATGACATCGAGGTCGTGGATCTCAGGACGGTACGTCCGATTGACACAGATACGATCCTTGCCTCCGTTGCCAGGACAGGACGTCTGCTTGTGGTTGGGGAGGCATGGCCCTGGGGAGGAGTTGCTGCAGAGGTCATCGCGCGTGTCGCCACCGAGGGGTTTGGTCTTCTGGATGCCCCCCCGCAGCGGCTCAATGCGAAGGAGACGCCTGTTCCTTATCATCCCGCCCTCTGGGGAACCCATCGGCCGACGGCCTCCTCCGTGGCCAATTCCCTGAGGCAGCTTTTGGAACTCTAA
- the kdsB gene encoding 3-deoxy-manno-octulosonate cytidylyltransferase translates to MSAITSKTSIALVIPARWGSTRFPGKCLHAIAGKPLVQHVWERSLQAKGISGVLIATDDDRIAEAALNFGADVVMTSPDHPSGTDRIAEVAVRLKEATHFINVQGDEPMIDPLLISLLAKTLKHDPKIGMITAATPFTDPQEADDPNFVKVVMGRHDEALYFSRSRIPYQRDAKDKTSAVAPLLHVGIYGYRRDVLRKLVRFTPTPLEQCEKLEQLRALENRIPIRVVMTSHRGFGVDTPADAARVEKMLRS, encoded by the coding sequence ATGAGTGCTATCACCTCCAAAACCTCAATCGCCCTCGTTATCCCGGCCCGCTGGGGATCTACGCGATTCCCAGGGAAGTGCCTCCATGCGATAGCGGGAAAACCGCTGGTCCAGCATGTCTGGGAACGTTCTCTCCAAGCAAAAGGGATCTCCGGTGTCCTGATAGCCACCGATGACGACCGGATTGCCGAGGCGGCGCTCAATTTTGGGGCCGATGTTGTGATGACATCGCCCGATCATCCGAGTGGCACTGACCGGATTGCCGAAGTAGCGGTGAGACTCAAGGAAGCGACGCACTTCATTAATGTCCAAGGTGATGAGCCGATGATCGATCCTCTCCTGATATCTTTATTGGCCAAGACTCTGAAGCACGACCCTAAGATCGGTATGATCACCGCGGCGACCCCCTTCACCGATCCCCAGGAAGCCGATGATCCTAACTTCGTGAAGGTAGTGATGGGACGGCATGACGAAGCACTCTATTTTTCACGGAGCAGGATCCCGTATCAGCGCGACGCGAAGGACAAGACAAGCGCTGTAGCACCGCTGCTCCATGTCGGCATCTATGGATACCGCAGGGACGTGTTGCGCAAATTGGTCCGCTTCACCCCAACCCCCCTCGAGCAGTGCGAGAAACTGGAACAACTCCGCGCCCTGGAGAACCGCATCCCAATCCGTGTGGTCATGACCTCCCATCGCGGCTTTGGGGTTGATACGCCCGCGGATGCTGCGCGTGTAGAGAAGATGTTGCGATCCTGA
- a CDS encoding YggS family pyridoxal phosphate-dependent enzyme translates to MPSIAENLESVRANIATAAHRAGRDVSTIELIAVSKTYPADVVCEAVEAGQEIFGENRVQEALIKIPNLPGRLQWHLIGHLQSNKVRKALPLFQLIHGVDSTDLAKDIDRIAGETGHHPRVLLEVNVSGEGSKHGFSPEILERDLEVLLALPRVQVEGFMTMAPLAPEAESSRSYFASLRELRDRMSEKAGIPLGTLSMGMSGDYQVAVEEGATLVRVGSAIFGKR, encoded by the coding sequence ATGCCTTCCATCGCTGAAAACCTCGAATCCGTCCGTGCGAATATCGCCACCGCGGCGCATCGTGCCGGCCGCGATGTGTCGACGATTGAGTTGATTGCAGTCTCCAAAACTTACCCGGCCGATGTCGTTTGTGAAGCCGTGGAAGCCGGGCAGGAAATCTTCGGTGAGAATCGTGTTCAGGAGGCTTTGATCAAGATCCCGAATCTCCCGGGGCGCCTACAATGGCATCTCATCGGGCATCTCCAGTCCAATAAGGTCCGAAAGGCATTGCCCTTATTTCAATTGATTCACGGAGTCGACTCGACCGACTTAGCCAAGGACATCGACCGGATTGCCGGCGAGACGGGGCATCACCCGCGCGTTCTGCTCGAAGTGAATGTCTCGGGCGAGGGAAGTAAGCATGGTTTTTCACCCGAGATCTTAGAGCGAGATCTGGAGGTGCTTCTTGCCCTGCCGCGTGTTCAGGTGGAGGGGTTCATGACGATGGCCCCGCTTGCGCCGGAAGCCGAATCGTCGCGTTCTTACTTTGCCTCTCTCAGGGAATTGCGGGATCGGATGTCCGAAAAGGCGGGGATTCCCCTCGGAACGCTTTCCATGGGGATGAGTGGAGATTATCAAGTGGCCGTTGAGGAGGGGGCCACACTAGTCAGGGTGGGGTCTGCCATATTCGGGAAGCGATAA
- a CDS encoding MBL fold metallo-hydrolase produces the protein MRARMGSGGKVQHVLKYGEEREFGSFKATLLPAGHVLGSAQVLIDRDGERLLYTGDFKLRPGLSSEAAQCVQADTLIMETTFGLPHYNFPPAAKTIAHILEFCRSTLAEGSVPVLLGYSLGKAQEILAALTGSELPVMLHGSIWQMTRLYEELGAVFPPYGRFEPEQIAGHVLICPPMTKNSAMLEKITEKRVAMITGWGLDEGAVYRYGCDAVFPLSDHADYGELMEMVDLVKPCRVLTLHGYADQFALDLRRRGIDAWSLTGGNQLEFGL, from the coding sequence ATGCGAGCTCGCATGGGGTCGGGTGGTAAGGTGCAGCATGTCCTGAAGTACGGCGAGGAGAGGGAGTTCGGATCCTTCAAAGCCACGCTCCTTCCTGCGGGACATGTTCTGGGATCGGCTCAAGTCCTGATCGATCGGGATGGGGAGCGGTTGCTCTACACGGGTGACTTCAAGCTGCGACCCGGGCTCTCCAGCGAAGCGGCACAATGCGTCCAGGCCGATACGCTGATCATGGAGACGACATTCGGTCTGCCTCATTACAACTTTCCCCCGGCCGCAAAAACGATTGCCCATATTCTGGAATTCTGCCGTTCCACCCTGGCGGAGGGCTCAGTGCCCGTGCTTCTCGGATACTCTCTTGGCAAGGCTCAGGAAATCCTGGCCGCACTCACGGGGTCTGAACTACCCGTGATGCTGCACGGCTCTATCTGGCAGATGACTCGTCTTTATGAGGAACTCGGAGCGGTTTTCCCGCCTTATGGGCGTTTTGAGCCTGAGCAAATTGCGGGGCATGTCCTAATCTGTCCCCCCATGACGAAGAATTCTGCGATGCTCGAAAAAATCACCGAAAAGAGAGTTGCGATGATCACGGGCTGGGGTCTCGATGAAGGGGCTGTCTATCGATACGGATGCGATGCTGTCTTTCCCCTCTCCGACCATGCTGATTATGGCGAACTGATGGAGATGGTCGATCTCGTGAAGCCTTGCCGTGTCTTAACCCTGCATGGCTATGCCGATCAATTCGCCTTGGACCTACGGCGTCGCGGCATCGACGCCTGGTCGCTCACCGGCGGGAATCAACTCGAGTTCGGGCTCTGA
- a CDS encoding LysR family transcriptional regulator: MHIEGFKVFCDLCDTGNFSRAAEASGITQSAVSQQVRAVEKHFGVPLIDRSRKTFQITPEGRVYLEVCRDILNRYESLGTRFRVARGELGGKLRIASVISIALHNLPPLLKQFRKTHPGVEVNVDYRKAEEIYETIEDGRADLGLVAYPKARPGLRAITCWQERLVLVMPPGHPLSGKKPLGLQHLDGQRFVGLTPDIPTRQYLDKTLRAAGVRVSYVAEVENIETVKGAVEAEQAISIIPETSVRQEIKQGTLTTRQLDAERMWRPMGAVTKRPMPKKPAILEFLSLLTPRASALISVV, translated from the coding sequence ATGCATATCGAGGGATTCAAGGTCTTCTGCGATCTCTGTGACACGGGAAATTTCTCCCGCGCCGCCGAAGCGAGCGGTATCACGCAGAGCGCAGTGAGCCAGCAGGTGCGGGCCGTGGAAAAACACTTCGGCGTACCGCTGATTGACCGCAGCAGGAAAACCTTCCAAATCACTCCCGAAGGGCGTGTCTATCTCGAGGTCTGCCGAGACATCCTCAACCGCTATGAGAGCCTTGGGACACGCTTCCGTGTTGCGCGGGGAGAACTCGGAGGCAAGCTACGCATCGCCAGCGTCATCAGTATCGCCCTTCACAATCTCCCGCCCCTGCTCAAGCAGTTTCGTAAGACCCATCCCGGGGTCGAGGTCAACGTCGACTACCGCAAAGCCGAGGAGATCTATGAGACCATCGAGGATGGACGCGCTGACCTCGGACTCGTAGCTTATCCCAAGGCCCGGCCGGGCTTGCGCGCCATCACCTGCTGGCAGGAACGACTAGTCCTCGTGATGCCTCCGGGACACCCTCTCTCGGGCAAGAAACCTCTGGGGCTCCAGCATCTCGACGGCCAACGCTTTGTTGGACTCACGCCGGACATCCCTACCCGCCAGTATCTTGACAAAACGCTGAGGGCAGCCGGAGTGCGGGTCTCCTATGTCGCGGAGGTGGAGAACATTGAGACCGTGAAGGGCGCCGTGGAAGCCGAGCAAGCGATTTCGATCATTCCCGAGACCTCCGTACGCCAAGAAATCAAGCAGGGCACCCTGACCACACGTCAACTCGATGCGGAACGGATGTGGCGTCCCATGGGCGCTGTCACTAAGCGGCCGATGCCTAAAAAACCGGCTATCCTCGAGTTCCTGAGCCTTCTCACCCCCCGGGCCAGTGCGCTAATAAGCGTTGTGTAG
- a CDS encoding 2-oxo acid dehydrogenase subunit E2, translated as MPQLGESIAEATIVRVTFAVGDRVEADKDLLEVETNKAVMGVTAPCGGILRELSATIGESYAVGATLGYLEISEEDAERLGLNDAPPAPVEKPKKKKAAGISGAAEAESIKPSRKAVEPTVSGLPVPAHAGGASFLSPRMKARMAELGLHAADLAGVAGSGAGGRVTIDDLERFLQDLERNTISPASSMRVAVADAMRRSWTRPLATVVLPVQLDILLAHRKLQAVKAGPALYALRALAITLSEMPTVAGRLIGDRVIHPRSIDIGFAVEAEDGVLVPVIRHADQSPLVDLVERYNRLVELARARRLPGSDTGGSIATITNYGVFGLTMATPIPLPEQSILLGIGVGRVTPFWNQEKKAFVPVTEAQFTLSFDHRVLDGGAAGRLLQRVSNLLGTPEEL; from the coding sequence ATGCCCCAACTTGGTGAGTCGATCGCCGAGGCAACAATCGTGCGTGTTACCTTTGCGGTTGGCGACCGTGTGGAGGCTGACAAGGATCTGCTCGAGGTTGAGACCAACAAGGCGGTGATGGGTGTCACCGCTCCCTGTGGCGGTATCCTCCGTGAACTGAGTGCGACAATCGGCGAGAGTTACGCCGTCGGAGCTACACTCGGCTATCTTGAAATCAGCGAAGAGGATGCTGAAAGACTTGGACTGAACGACGCTCCTCCCGCGCCGGTGGAAAAGCCAAAGAAGAAAAAAGCTGCCGGCATTTCGGGAGCAGCCGAGGCGGAGTCGATCAAGCCCTCTAGAAAAGCTGTGGAACCGACCGTCAGCGGTCTTCCTGTGCCCGCCCACGCGGGAGGAGCGAGCTTCCTTTCCCCGCGAATGAAGGCCCGCATGGCCGAGTTGGGTCTTCATGCGGCCGATCTTGCCGGCGTCGCTGGCAGTGGTGCCGGAGGTCGTGTCACGATCGACGATCTGGAGAGGTTCCTGCAGGATCTGGAGAGGAACACTATTTCCCCCGCCTCCTCCATGAGAGTGGCTGTGGCCGATGCCATGCGTCGCAGTTGGACCAGACCGCTTGCAACCGTGGTCCTGCCTGTCCAACTCGACATCCTACTTGCCCACCGCAAGCTTCAGGCCGTGAAGGCGGGACCAGCTCTCTACGCACTTCGAGCCCTGGCTATCACTCTTTCAGAAATGCCCACCGTGGCAGGGCGTCTCATCGGCGACCGGGTGATTCACCCGCGATCCATCGACATCGGATTTGCCGTGGAGGCGGAGGACGGAGTTCTTGTCCCTGTCATCAGGCATGCCGATCAGTCGCCTCTTGTGGATCTTGTCGAACGCTACAATCGCCTGGTCGAACTTGCCCGTGCTAGGCGCCTTCCCGGATCCGATACAGGGGGCTCCATCGCGACGATCACCAATTACGGCGTCTTCGGGCTTACCATGGCGACACCGATTCCCCTGCCGGAACAGAGCATCCTGCTTGGCATCGGGGTGGGCCGGGTTACTCCGTTCTGGAATCAGGAGAAGAAGGCGTTCGTTCCAGTGACGGAAGCACAGTTTACTCTTAGTTTCGACCATCGTGTTCTCGATGGGGGCGCAGCAGGAAGACTTCTTCAGCGCGTATCGAACCTCCTCGGCACTCCGGAAGAGCTTTAG
- a CDS encoding thiamine pyrophosphate-dependent dehydrogenase E1 component subunit alpha: MLEARLVEEKLAALCRSGKIVGGVFLGRGQEALSVALGVHLRRGDIYAPLIRDQAGRLAFGDTILDTLRTYLGSSLGSMRGRDGNIHRGRPSEGYHAMISHLGAMVSTVCGGLVAKRFRGEKGVVGATCIGEGGTSTGSFHEGMNMAAVENLPLVVVVANNQYSYSTPNNRQFACSDLLSKATGYGVAGHRTVGTDLVDCLGVISEAVTAARRGEGPQLVVADLLRLVGHGEHDDASYIPEAVKKSPLGQDCLELARQSLIEREWLSEEEADSWHDAVKKEVEETASKVMREPAPDPAEEDWNAFASPSLGRNP, encoded by the coding sequence ATGCTGGAGGCCCGTCTTGTCGAGGAAAAGCTGGCCGCGCTTTGCCGTTCCGGAAAAATCGTAGGCGGTGTCTTCCTCGGACGGGGGCAGGAGGCCTTGAGCGTAGCGCTGGGAGTTCACCTTCGCCGGGGCGATATCTATGCTCCGCTCATCCGCGATCAGGCGGGAAGGCTTGCCTTCGGCGATACCATTCTAGACACACTCCGCACCTATCTCGGCTCCTCCCTAGGCTCCATGCGGGGACGCGACGGGAACATTCACCGGGGACGCCCCTCGGAGGGATATCACGCGATGATCAGCCACCTAGGGGCCATGGTCTCCACGGTCTGCGGTGGCCTTGTGGCTAAGCGCTTTCGCGGTGAGAAGGGTGTCGTGGGTGCCACCTGCATCGGGGAAGGAGGCACCTCGACGGGAAGCTTCCATGAGGGAATGAATATGGCGGCGGTTGAGAACCTCCCGCTTGTTGTCGTGGTGGCCAATAATCAGTATTCTTATTCGACGCCCAACAATCGTCAGTTTGCTTGTTCTGATCTTCTTTCCAAGGCCACTGGATACGGCGTGGCAGGCCACCGCACCGTAGGCACCGATCTCGTCGATTGTCTTGGAGTGATTAGCGAAGCGGTCACCGCAGCCCGTCGGGGAGAAGGCCCCCAGTTGGTGGTTGCTGATCTTCTCAGGCTTGTCGGGCATGGTGAGCACGACGATGCCTCCTACATCCCCGAGGCCGTGAAGAAATCACCGCTTGGACAGGATTGTCTGGAACTCGCGAGGCAGTCGCTCATCGAGAGGGAATGGTTGTCCGAGGAGGAAGCCGATTCCTGGCACGACGCCGTCAAGAAAGAAGTCGAGGAGACTGCCTCCAAAGTCATGAGGGAACCTGCTCCGGATCCCGCTGAGGAGGATTGGAATGCCTTTGCCTCCCCTTCCCTTGGCCGGAATCCTTAG
- a CDS encoding polysaccharide deacetylase family protein encodes MQTPQELPSQTGERTSYNSIRVDGPYIAMTFDDGPSAVLTPRLLDILKQRNIKATFFVLGQLAQEHPEIIARAIAEGHEVANHSWDHKALNKLGEGGLQHELADTSATITKTTGKPVTLMRPPYGATNPRLNKAIEKEYGMKVILWSVDPFDWKRPGPQVITQRILAGTQPGSIILAHDIHPDTIAAMPATFDALLAKGYKFVTISELLALESKNPAPAASPSASPSAQKTSRSKKKAA; translated from the coding sequence ATGCAAACGCCCCAGGAGCTCCCCTCCCAAACCGGCGAACGCACCTCGTATAATTCGATCCGCGTCGATGGTCCCTATATAGCCATGACCTTCGACGATGGACCGAGCGCTGTGCTGACCCCACGCCTTCTCGACATCCTCAAGCAGCGTAACATCAAGGCCACCTTCTTCGTCCTCGGCCAGCTTGCGCAGGAGCACCCCGAGATCATTGCGCGCGCCATTGCCGAGGGCCATGAAGTCGCCAACCACAGCTGGGATCACAAGGCGCTGAACAAGCTCGGCGAAGGCGGTCTGCAGCACGAACTGGCCGACACCTCCGCGACGATCACCAAGACCACTGGCAAGCCGGTCACACTCATGCGCCCTCCTTACGGCGCCACCAACCCGCGCCTCAACAAGGCGATCGAGAAGGAATACGGCATGAAGGTCATCCTCTGGTCGGTCGATCCCTTTGACTGGAAGCGGCCCGGCCCCCAGGTCATCACTCAGCGCATCCTCGCCGGAACGCAACCGGGATCCATCATCCTCGCCCATGACATCCACCCCGACACCATCGCGGCGATGCCTGCAACCTTCGACGCCCTTCTCGCAAAGGGGTACAAGTTCGTGACCATCTCCGAATTGCTGGCGCTGGAGAGCAAAAATCCCGCTCCCGCAGCTTCTCCCTCAGCTTCTCCCTCGGCCCAAAAAACCAGCAGATCGAAGAAGAAAGCGGCCTAA
- a CDS encoding PhoH family protein — MERAFGVRITSRDGWLKIQGDDKSVTKARHVIAELRQVVSLGGVIGRDEFLFALEHSEPSVSPPAHPGPDGCSPLSTPSPLEGLYQERIQCSPRKPPVVPKNLSQRDYLRAIDTHDITFGVGPAGTGKTYLAVAKAVAALKAEKVSRIILTRPAVEAGEALGFLPGELQEKILPYLRPLYDALHDMLEPEEIQRAIERNIIEIAPLAYMRGRTLNKAFIILDEAQNTTTEQMFMFLTRIGIGSKCVITGDRTQIDLPKNKPSGLIEAIGALASTPGINFHLFGEKDVVRHPLVRAIITAYKEHRGLQESRI, encoded by the coding sequence ATGGAGAGGGCTTTTGGTGTTCGCATCACAAGCCGTGACGGGTGGCTGAAGATCCAGGGTGATGACAAATCCGTGACCAAGGCCCGGCACGTGATCGCTGAACTCCGCCAGGTCGTTTCCTTGGGGGGAGTGATCGGACGGGATGAGTTTCTTTTCGCCCTCGAGCATTCCGAGCCTTCAGTGTCCCCTCCAGCTCACCCGGGTCCCGATGGTTGCTCGCCGCTTTCTACTCCTTCTCCTCTTGAAGGCCTCTATCAGGAACGGATTCAGTGTTCTCCGCGCAAGCCACCCGTTGTTCCGAAGAACCTGTCCCAGCGAGATTACCTCCGGGCCATCGATACCCATGATATCACTTTCGGTGTCGGTCCTGCTGGAACCGGAAAGACATACCTTGCCGTTGCCAAGGCCGTCGCTGCCCTCAAGGCGGAAAAAGTAAGCCGGATCATCCTCACGCGACCCGCTGTGGAGGCCGGTGAAGCCTTGGGATTCCTGCCCGGGGAACTGCAGGAAAAGATACTGCCTTATCTTCGCCCTCTCTACGATGCTCTGCACGACATGCTGGAACCTGAGGAAATCCAGCGCGCCATCGAGCGGAACATCATTGAGATCGCTCCCTTGGCCTACATGCGTGGCAGAACCCTAAACAAGGCATTCATCATCCTGGATGAGGCTCAGAATACGACCACCGAGCAGATGTTCATGTTCCTCACTCGCATCGGGATCGGTTCGAAGTGCGTGATCACGGGCGACAGGACTCAAATCGATCTTCCTAAGAACAAGCCGAGCGGTCTGATTGAGGCGATTGGCGCACTGGCAAGCACTCCGGGAATCAACTTCCATCTTTTCGGCGAAAAAGATGTCGTTCGTCACCCTCTGGTTAGGGCCATCATCACTGCCTATAAGGAGCATCGCGGACTCCAAGAGTCCCGTATTTGA